In Mycolicibacterium lutetiense, the sequence GCGGCAACCCGTTGGCCGCGGCCATCGGCACCACCGTGGTGGAGATGCTGCGTCGAGGCGAATTCCAGCTGCGATCAACCCAACTCGGAGAACACCTGCACGCCCGACTGACCGGGTTGATCGGGCGCGGCGTGACTGCCGTGCGCGGCATGGGCCTGTGGGCCGGAGTGGACATCGACCCAGACCTGGGTACCGGTAAGCAGATCGGTCTCGCGCTGGCCGAACGCGGCGTGCTGGTCAAAGACACCCACGGATCGACCCTGCGGTTCGCCCCACCTCTGGTGGTGACGGCCGATGAGCTGGACTGGGCCGTTGACCAATTCGCCGACACCCTGGTGCAGGCGCGCCGATAATCGGTTGAACGGCAGCAAGGAGGCACTATGTCCGCCCCAGCCAACAACCTGACCAGCCAGATGTTGCGGCGCAGGCCGGTCATCGGAGCGCCGGTGGCGCACGGCGCGTCTGATCACCTCAAACGAAGTATCGGCACGTTTCAACTGACCCTGTTCGGTGTCGGCGCCACGGTCGGCACCGGTATCTTCATCGTGCTTCAACAGGCGGTCCCCAAAGCCGGCCCCGCTGTACTGGTGTCGTTCGTGGTGGCCGGCATCGCCGCCGGCCTGTCGGCGATCTGTTATGCCGAAATGGCCTCGGCCGTGCCGGTTTCGGGGTCAACCTACTCCTACGCCTACACCACCATGGGCGAGTTCATCGCGATGGGCGTCGCGGCCTGCCTGTTGCTCGAATACGGCGTCTCCATGTCGGCCACCGCAGTCGGCTGGAGCGGTTATCTCAATCGACTGCTGGACAACCTGTTCGGCTGGCGGTTGCCGCACGCACTGTCCGCGGCCCCGTGGGGCGACAACCCCGGTGTGATCAACCTGCCCGCGACAGTCCTGATCGTCATGTGCGCGCTCCTGTTGATCCGGGGCGCCAGCGAGTCGGCCGCGGTCAACACGGTCATGGTGATCCTCAAGCTGTGTGTGCTCGGCATGTTCGTGGCCATCGCGTTCACCGCCTTCACCACCGATCACTTCGCCGGGTTCTGGGACAAGGGGTTCACCGGAATCACCGCTGCGGCCAGCACCATCTTCTTCACCTTCATCGGTCTGGACGCGGTGTCCACAGCGGGCGACGAGGTGAAGAATCCACAGAAGACCATGCCCCGGGCGATCCTGGTGGCGCTGGTCGTCGTCACCAGCATCTACATCCTGGTCGCCTTCGCAGGCGTGGGCACCCAATCCGCCGACGAGTTCGGTTCCGACGAGCAGTCCGAGGCCGGGTTGTCGGTGATGCTCACCAACATCCTGCACGGTCAGACCTGGGCCAGCACCGTGCTGGCCATGGGCGCCGTCATCTCGATCTTCTCGGTGACCCTGGTGGTGATGTACGGCCAGACCCGCATCCTGTTCGCGATGGGCCGTGACGGCCTGCTGCCGTCGATGTTCGCAAAGGTCAACCCGCGCACCATGACTCCGGTCAACAACACCATCGTCGTCGCCGCGGTCACGGGCACCCTGGCCGGATTGGTGCCCCTGGACTACCTGTGGGATCTGGTATCGATCGGCACGCTGGTGGCGTTCATCGTGGTGTCGACCGGCGTAATCATCCTGCGGGTCCGGGAACCGGACCTGCCGCGGGCCTTCAAGGTTCCCGGTTACCCCGTGACGCCGGTCCTTTCGGTGCTGGCCTGCCTGTTCGTGCTCTACGGCCTGCCGCACATCACCTGGCTGTGGTTCAGCATCTGGGTCGCCCTCGTGCTGACGTTCTACCTCCTGTGGAGCCGGCATCACAGCGCCCTCAACGACGGCGGCGACGGCTACCTCCCCGCAGCGGCTGCCGGTGGGGACGATGTGACGACCGCACCCGGGACCGAGGAGGCCCGATGACCGTCGTCGTCGGGTATCTCGCCGGCAAGGGCGGGGCGTCGGCGCTGCACCTCGGCGTGGGTGCAGCCCGTACCCTGAACACCTCGCTGGCGGTGGCCACCGTCGTCCCGCGCCCATGGCTGAACCCGTCACCGGCCCGCGTCGACGCCGAATATGCCGAGTACGCAGCACAATTGGCGAAATCCTCGGCCGAGCAGGCGCGCGAATACGTGACCGCGCTCGACGATCGCCTTGAGGTCAGCTTCCACAAGTACGCGCACCGTTCGGTATCCGACGGCCTGATGGCAGCCGTCGAGCAGCTCGAGGCCGAACTACTCGTTCTCGGCTCCGCATCGGAGGGCCAGCTGGGCCAGGTGGTGGTGGGCTCCACCGCCGATCGGCTGCTGCACTCCTGCCCGGTTCCACTGGCACTCAGCCCGCGCGGCTACCGACGGCCGAAATCGGCTGCACTGGTGCGTATCACCTGCGCCTACCCCGGAACCCCCGAAGCGGTGGCGGTGGTCCAGCAGGTGGCCGACCTGAGCCGGCGTCTGGGCACCCCGATGCGGTTGGTCACGTTCGCGGTGCGGGGACGCAACATGTACCCGCCGACCGTAGGACTACACGCCGAGGACGCCATCTTGCAGGAGTGGGCGAAACAGGCCCGACGGGCGCTGCTCCGCCTGAGGGATGACAAGGTGATCGGCGACGAGGTGGATCTGCAGGTCGTCACCGGCAACACCTGGAGCGATGCGATCGATGCCATCGACTGGCTCGACGGCGAGATCCTGGCGATCGGGACCTCGCCCGGCGGGGCGGTGGCCCGGGTCTTCCTGGGCTCACACGGGTCAAAGATCCTGCGGCACAGCCCGGTTCCGGTGCTTGTTCTCCCGGGCTGACCGCGAAGGAGCGTCAGTACTTGAGCACACCCCGGTCGACGGCGATCTGGCTGCCCGACAGGGTGGCCGAGTTGTCGCCGGCCAGCCACGCCACCACATCGGCGACCTCGGCCGGCGTCATGAATGCCGACAGGCCCTCGGCGGCCTGACCCACCGGCTGATACGGCATGGGCGCGAAACTGTGCAGATAGCTCGGGTACTTCGAGAACACCTCGGCCATCGCCTGGGGCTCGATCATCGGGGTGTCCACCGAATACGGATGGATCGAGTTGACCCGAATGCCGAACTCCCCCACCTCAAGTGCCAGTGCGTTGGTCAGTGCGACCAGGCCGTGCTTGGACGCCGAGTAGTGGCCGTTGCCCGGCGTGGCCTTGAGCCCGGCCGAGGAGCTGACGACGATGATCGAGCCGCCGTTACCGGCCTCGATCATGGCGGGCACGGCAGCCCGGATGGTCCGCCAGGTGCCGTTGAGATTGACGTCGACGATGGTGTCGAACTGCTCGGGCGAAAGCTCGAACAGCCGGCCCCAGCTGAGCACCCCGGCGTTGGCCACCACGACGTCGAGCCGGCCGAACTGCTCGATGCCGTCAGCCACCACCTGCTGCTGGGCGGCCAGATCGCGAATGTCGACCTCGCGCGCAAGTACCTTGCGGCCCGCAGCCTCCACGGCGGCGACGGTCTCGGCCAGATCCTCCGGCGTCGCGGCCGGGTAGGTGATCGTGTCGTCGACCGGGCGGCACACATCGATGGCGATGATGTCGGCGCCTTCGTTGGCCAACCGCACCGCGTGCGCGCGCCCTTGGCCGCGTGCGGCGCCGGTGACGAATGCCACGCGGCCTTCCAGTGTTGCGTTACCTGCCGCCATGCCAGGGCCCCTTCCGTGAGTCTGGCCACAGGCTAACAGCAGAAGTAGAACGTGTTCCTGGTCTGGTACCGGTCAATGGGATCAGAGCTCGG encodes:
- a CDS encoding amino acid permease — encoded protein: MSAPANNLTSQMLRRRPVIGAPVAHGASDHLKRSIGTFQLTLFGVGATVGTGIFIVLQQAVPKAGPAVLVSFVVAGIAAGLSAICYAEMASAVPVSGSTYSYAYTTMGEFIAMGVAACLLLEYGVSMSATAVGWSGYLNRLLDNLFGWRLPHALSAAPWGDNPGVINLPATVLIVMCALLLIRGASESAAVNTVMVILKLCVLGMFVAIAFTAFTTDHFAGFWDKGFTGITAAASTIFFTFIGLDAVSTAGDEVKNPQKTMPRAILVALVVVTSIYILVAFAGVGTQSADEFGSDEQSEAGLSVMLTNILHGQTWASTVLAMGAVISIFSVTLVVMYGQTRILFAMGRDGLLPSMFAKVNPRTMTPVNNTIVVAAVTGTLAGLVPLDYLWDLVSIGTLVAFIVVSTGVIILRVREPDLPRAFKVPGYPVTPVLSVLACLFVLYGLPHITWLWFSIWVALVLTFYLLWSRHHSALNDGGDGYLPAAAAGGDDVTTAPGTEEAR
- a CDS encoding mycofactocin-coupled SDR family oxidoreductase, which codes for MAAGNATLEGRVAFVTGAARGQGRAHAVRLANEGADIIAIDVCRPVDDTITYPAATPEDLAETVAAVEAAGRKVLAREVDIRDLAAQQQVVADGIEQFGRLDVVVANAGVLSWGRLFELSPEQFDTIVDVNLNGTWRTIRAAVPAMIEAGNGGSIIVVSSSAGLKATPGNGHYSASKHGLVALTNALALEVGEFGIRVNSIHPYSVDTPMIEPQAMAEVFSKYPSYLHSFAPMPYQPVGQAAEGLSAFMTPAEVADVVAWLAGDNSATLSGSQIAVDRGVLKY
- a CDS encoding universal stress protein yields the protein MTVVVGYLAGKGGASALHLGVGAARTLNTSLAVATVVPRPWLNPSPARVDAEYAEYAAQLAKSSAEQAREYVTALDDRLEVSFHKYAHRSVSDGLMAAVEQLEAELLVLGSASEGQLGQVVVGSTADRLLHSCPVPLALSPRGYRRPKSAALVRITCAYPGTPEAVAVVQQVADLSRRLGTPMRLVTFAVRGRNMYPPTVGLHAEDAILQEWAKQARRALLRLRDDKVIGDEVDLQVVTGNTWSDAIDAIDWLDGEILAIGTSPGGAVARVFLGSHGSKILRHSPVPVLVLPG